TGTCTTCTTCTCTATCCCAAAAAGAAGACAATAAAGTGTCTATATCTTCTGAACTGTCAGAAGATTCATTAAGTGAATCGTATTGATAAAGAAATTGGAGCGCAAGCTCCCTCGCCTGTCTCCGTGTACCCATGTGGAAGGTTATTACCTTTTCTTAGATAGAGCTTTATCCAAATTCGCCATCTCAACCGCAGAGAATGCTGCTTCTGCCCCTCGGTTACCGGCTTTGGAACCTGCTCTCTCAATAGCCTGTTCTAAAGTTTCTGTAGTTATCACTCCAGATGATACTGGAATATTATGTTCAAGTCCGATTGATGCTAGCTGGCTCGTAACTGTAGAGGCTAAGAAATCAAAATGAGATGTTTGACCTCTTATAATTGCACCAAGAGCAATGATAGCATTATATTTTTTTGTTTCTGCAGCTTTTTTAACTGCGTGGAGTATTTCATATGAACCAGGGACTTTTATTATATCGATGTCTTTGTCAGCGGCATTATGCCTGATAAGCACATCTAGCGCTCCGCTCATGAGCTTGTCTGTAATAAAGTCATTAAATCTGCCGACAACTATGGCAAATTTAAGCCCCTTTGCATCAAGTTTTCCTTCATATACCTGAGGCATAATAACCTCCTTACTCGTCAACCATAGACAACAGA
This region of Thermodesulfobacteriota bacterium genomic DNA includes:
- the ribH gene encoding 6,7-dimethyl-8-ribityllumazine synthase, whose amino-acid sequence is MPQVYEGKLDAKGLKFAIVVGRFNDFITDKLMSGALDVLIRHNAADKDIDIIKVPGSYEILHAVKKAAETKKYNAIIALGAIIRGQTSHFDFLASTVTSQLASIGLEHNIPVSSGVITTETLEQAIERAGSKAGNRGAEAAFSAVEMANLDKALSKKR